acttcagtctatacttcactctgctgcccggattatctttccgcagaaacgctctgggcatgtcactcccctcctcaaaaatctccagtggttgcctgtcaacctccttatctaacaaaaactcctcactcttggcttcaaagctctccatcaccttgtcccttcctacctcacctcccttctctcctatagcccagcctgcacactccggtcctctggtgctaaccttctcactctgcctcgttctcacctgtcccaccgtcagcccctggcccaagtcctacctctggcctggaacaccctccctcctcaaatctgccaaactagtacactcccccccttcaaattcctactgaaacctcacctcctccaagacgccttcccaggctaagctcctcttttcctcagctcccccttccctctgcatcaccctcattagctccctttgctctactccccacccccacagcatttgtggatatatgtacatatctataattctatttatatcaatacctgtttactcgttttgacgtatgtacatctataattctgtttatattgatacctgtttacttgttttgaagtctgtcttccccacttctagacttttAAGCCCggtataggcagggattgtctctttttttctgaattgtactttccaagcacttatcacagtgctctgcacacagtaagtgctcagtaaattcattcattcattcagtagtatttattgacagcttactatgtgcagagcactgtcctaagcgcttgaaatgtacaattcggcaacagatagagacagtccctgcctaatgatgggctcacagtctaatcgggggagacaggcagcaaagcaaaacagaacaaaacaaaaacaagacaacactatcacgataaatagaatcaaggggatgcacatctcattaacagaataaatagggtaataaataatatatataaatgacagtgctgaggggagggggaggaagaggaggtggggaggggaggggagggggagcagaggggaaggggggaataatttattgaatgtattgtattcagtaaatacaattgaatgaatgaatgaatgaatatgtacataagtgctgtgggactgaaggaggagtgaataaagggtgcagatataagttcaagggcaatgcagaaaagagtgggagaagaggagatgaaggctTAGAGAAGACCTCGAGGAAGAGATGTCTTCCAAGACTTTGGAAgacatctctctcttccctctagactgggagctcatgtgggcagggattatcactctttattgctgttttctactttcccaaacagtacagtgctctgcacacaggaaatgtgtaataaataaatatgatcgaatgaatgaacgaatgtgcttgtaataagtctttgaatggagggagaatgatcgcctgttggataggaagtgggagggcattccatgccaaaggcaggatgtgggtgagaggtggacGGTGACACAGAGAGTATCGaggtagaatgagtaggttggttagaggagtgaagtgttcaggctgggttgtaggaggaaattgtgggggcaagctgattgagtgcttcattgAGTGGTAAAttaattgaatggtatttattgagtgcttactacgtgcagagcactggactaaacatttgggagaataccgtCACATCACGCCTCCTTCACCCTatgccttccttctttcccagagCTGTCCCTCATCCTCCGCCCCTTCACTGGCTCCCAGAAGCTCACTTCTATCCAACTCCACCCTTgaaccaccctctccccctcccctgattCAGATATGCAGGgatggcagacaattactcttcccagccttcaaagccttactaaaggcacacctcctccaaaaggccttcctggactaagccccacttttcctcatcttcctctccattccacatcaccctgactttctccctttgcccttccccccctcccacagcatttacttatatatctgtgattttatttatttttattgatgtctgtttacttgtattgatgtctgtctttcccgttgtagactgtgagctcattgtgggcagggatcgaccctctttattgctatattgtactttcctgtgtcttagtggcaagagcacgggcttgggagtcagaggtcatgggttctaatcccggctctgccacatcagctgtgtgtctttgggtgagtcacttaacttctctttgcctcagttacctcatctggaaaatggggattaagactgtgagccccaagtgggacaactttattaccttgtatctgaccccagtgcttagaacagtgcttggcacacagtaagtgatcaataaatacgattgaatgaatgaatgaatgaatgaatgtgtgcaagGGAAGCTAGTCAGTGTAGCAGAATCAGGATCAAGAGGgtgagatccgccctttcctctccacccaaacggctaccttactattacgggctctcgttatatcccggctagactactgtgtcagccttctctctgacctcccttcctcctctctcgccccgctccggtctattcttcactccgctgcccggctcatcttcctgcagaaacgatctgggcatgtcactccccttcttaaacaactccagtggttgcctatcgacctccgctccaaacaaaaactcctcactctaggcttcaaggctctccatcaccttgccccttcctacctctcctcccttctctctttctaccgcccaccccgcacgctccgctcctctgccgcccacctcctcgccgtcccttggtctcgcctatcccgccgtcgacccctgggtcacgtcctcccgcggtcccggaacgccctccctcctcacctccgccaaaccgattctctttccctcttcaaaaccctacttaaaaatcacctcctccaagaggcgttcccagactgagctcctcttccccctctactccctctgccatcccccctttacctctccgcagctaaagcctcattttccccttttccctctgctcctccacctctcccttcccatccccacagcactgtactcgtccgctcaactgtatatattttcgttaccctatttattttgttaatgaattgtacatcgccttgattctatttagttgccattgtttttacgagatgttcttccccttgacgctgtttagtgccattgttcttgtctgtccatctcccccgattagactgtaagcccgtcaaacggcagggactgtctctatctgttgccgacttgttcatcccaagcgcttagtacagtgctctgcacatagtaagcactcaataaatactattgaatgaatgaatgaatgaatgtgcttctccattaggccatgctgctccttacatATGTATAGTCATTCagtcttacttattgagtgcttactgtgtgcagagcactgtactaagcatttggaaaagtataatacaacaataaactgtgacattccttgcccgcaacaagctcacagtctagagtgggggagacagacatcaatacaaataaataaaattacagattatgtgcataagtgctctggggctgggatggggtaagagtaaagggataaataaaattacaaatatgtacataagcgctgtggggctgggatggggggaagagcaaagggagcaagtcagggaggtgcagaagggagtgggagatgagaaaaagtggggattagtcgtTGAAGCAGTCACATCCATACTCACACTTGTTTCCACAATATTGAAAGATGTCACTACTGATAAAGAATGCTAATACTTTCCCCTCTGTACTCACTTCCTCTTTGGGTgtacaccttcattcattcattcaatagtatttattgagcgcttactatgtgcagagcactgtactaagcgcttgggatgaacaagtcggcaacagatagagacagtccctgccgtttgacgggcttacagtctaatcgggggagacggacagagaagtgaagtcctaatgaggtcactgaggcacagagaagtgaagtgacttgcccacagtcacacagctgaaaggtggcagagccaggattcgaacccatgacctctgactcccaagcccgggctctttccactgagcgatgctgcttTCACATGTTCTCCCTGATGAGCCTGTGGTaatccagattgtaaactcgttgtggatagggaatgtgtttactgttgtgtcgaactctcccaagcacttagtacagtgctctgcatccagtaagcattcagtaaatacaattgaatgaataagtgaaggaATATGAGCTTTGCTTCAGTGCTGGGGAGATGACTCTATTTCAGGAGCACTTGGTTGAAGATCTTGTcctatccatcggtggtattcttTGATGGCCTTCTTTGGGCAGAGCTCTTAGAGGAGTATACTAAAAGTAGTAGACATCATCCCTAAGCTTAAGTTTATGCCTAGCAGGGTGCTCTATGACTTCATGCTGAGTATTGCTCGTAGGTAACAAGAGGGAAACTGCTCAAGAAACCGAATGTGTCTTGGATCAGAAGTGCATTCCGACTTTCAGTCTTGGGTTCTCCGACTGGGGCTTTCATGCCAAAATACCTCTTATGTGGAGCAAAAGAAACCCtccttctaatgccaacccactcgctGTACTtagatctcgtctctctcgctaccaaccccttgtccacgttctccttctgacctggaattccttccccttttatagatgacagaccacctctcggcaccttcaaagccctactgaagtcgcATTTCCTCccggaggccatccctgactaagacctcatttcccttaccctgCCTCCTTGGATCCATCTCCTTTAAACCCTCCTTATtcgtccctcccccagccccacggtacttaatGTATCCGACCTTATCCTCTCCcatttccactatctgtaatttaattcagtgtctatctcccctgtaagctccttgaagtcaggaattgtgccttccaactctacttcttaaatgcttactatagtgctctgcacacaataagcacccaataaatatcatgatcAGTCATTGATTATTCGATGTTCATACATGCCGGCTTCAGCTCCATTCACTTTCTGCCCCTAAAATGCTCCTACttgtaggctggggaaaagagttgGTAATCCCCATCACTCATTAAATAAGACTATTCTGcggggagcgcttagtacagtattgaataaatgaatgaaccctttcAGAAGATTCAACCAGCAGCCCTTCTTAACAATacatggcctcttggagaactgAGACAGATCTGTGATTAGCCTCCCTTTACAGTTCAAGGAGTTCTGCATGAATGTTGTGTGTGAAATCTGTAGCTCCCTGAAATAACCTACCAGTTAAAATTAAACAACATGTAATCCTGCCTTTTTGACTGCTGCTCGGCAAACTTGGATTTAGGCATCTCCACCAGTCAGGGACACCTCTTGAGCACGGGAGCTACTTGATGTCCCCAAATTCAGTGCTTTGTTTTTATGAATGATGTTTTACCTTGCTCAGTTTAGAGCTGTAGTGCAGTTCTTTTTAATGCAGGTTTAATTACCTTCAGGTTGTTgagatgattatcattattaattagagattgtaagctcattgtgggcagggaacttttctaccaacattgttatattgtactctcccaagcgtttagtacagtactttatacacagtacttagtacagtgcctagcacatagtaaacactcaataaataccatggattgattgattccttgattAATTATAGAATTTACGGGACTAGTTAAGGAAAATGcatttacagatatggacacctCGGCACCTAGAGGAATGAATTTGCCTGAGGCCGTGGGACAGGATCTGAGAAATGGTGGGGGTTCTTCACCACTCGTCCCCAAAGACCTGTCGCGGCAGTCCTCCTTTCTAATGGAATCATCATCCTAATATCAAAAATTGGAAAGAAATTCAGTACACTCTCATCTGATTCCCAATAAGAATTAAtgtgattttaattttaattataaTTTCTTAACCTTCTTGCAGAGTAATTATTTGGTGTTCCTGGCCGAGCTGTTCTGGTGGTTTGAAGTTGTGAAACCATCGTTCGTACAGCCACGGGTTGTCATTCATCCACCAGGTAATGATATGTTGGATTTCATCCATGCCTGTAGAATAAATACCCAGAAACAGACTTAGCCCTGCCTTTATAGGGAATGTTCTTACCAGTTCATCCAAAGACTTGCACAGATTCGGAATGTCTCGATATCAAAACATATGGAATCGTGGGGCAGACAAGATGGGAAAGGGGACAAGAAGGAGGTGACAGAAGTGGGAAATGGGGAAGTGAAGTTTGACCTCAAAAGCCTTCAGGTTTTgaactcctcctttccccatctttccACATTTCTTGTGACATCCTGATCTCGGATGTTGACTTTGTTTTCTTGCCTCAAAATTCTGAAATTATGTTTTTTAGTTTGGAATTACTGTGAATCTTTTCTCCTTTTTGACCCACACTTGGAACTTACTCCTGGAACAGACGGGATACGATTGCAGATGGGCCAAACCAATGGAAATAGTTCCTAGTTTGTTCTCAGTTGACTGGCATTTTATAGGGAAAATTTGATGCCAAGATAAAAGTGCTATAAAAGAATGAAGGAGCTACAAATAGAGTTTGTATCATTACCTGCAAGGTATTAGGTTGGTCAGGGCCAGGTTTCAGGGGCGGTCATGTCTGTGTAAGCCCACAACAAAGACCTTCGGTTTAAAATCCGTACATCCAGTTTAACATCTCCAAGAAATCTTCACTCTGAAAATGAAAAAccaaagaaagaaaatgggaattTCATCAAAGCCATTTATAAAGCATGATCAGTATGTGCAGGGCATTTCTTCTTCCAGTGGAATTCTTGCCATTTTTGAGGCAGGAAGCGATACTACGGCCGAAAGATTAGAAGAAGAAGTGAGGAAGATCGGTTTAAATGGAAACAAGGAGAAATGAGTCAGAATGAGGTCCCTAGCCTTATCTTGATAAGTGTcaatgtttgtttttattttaagcaaGTCCAGGAGTAGGTTCATAAATGAAATTTTCCttattttccaataataataataatactggtatttgttaagtacttactatgtgcctagcactgttctaagcactagggtagatacaaggtaatcagcttgtcccacgtgaggctcacagtcttaatccccgttttacagatgaggtaactgaggcactgagaagttaagtgacttgtccaaagtcacacagctgaaaggtggaggagctgggattagaacccatgacctctgactcctaaacccgtgctctttccactgaaccatgctgctcctctaaaaatAAATTCAGTAATACAGGATATCTGAAAGTCTTGTATATTTCCGTATTATGAAAGGGAAAATTCAAGTATTTTTAAGAACATTGTTTAACGGGAATAATGGATACCATATTTACTTACATAATTGCCTCTACTGCATAATCCACACTGAATCCTCCCAATTTTTGAGGAgtaaataataaaagtaataatgattgtgatatttattaagcacttactctgccaggcactctgctaagtgttggagttgatacaagataatcaagtcagactcaatccctgtcccacatgaggctcacagtctacgttaGAGAAGTTACAAGACTTTCCCAAGACcatacaacaagcaagtggtagaacctggattagaacccaggtcctctgactgccatgcttgtgctgctctttccattagaccttaCTGCCTCTATACTAAGATTTAAGGAAATTGATTCTGTAATAAGGAAATAAGAAATTATTTTTTAAGCAGTGATAGCGACATCGGAAGGATGCCAGagtaagaagaggaaaaaggtcaGAATGAACTAAAGCCATGGACACAGGCTCTTGCAGGGAGGAATATTTTTGAAGCCTGATTGGAAAGTGATGTAGGAAGAGAGAAAGTTAGAAGGTAAAAATAAAATCCACAGGTATAGGCtcacagcagggaaggggagtTTTTCATTGGTGTAGGTGTAGGAAGGCGTAGTCAGGcgtaggaagagaagggaggaggagttgctgtaattattcattgttatatttaatcattgttattgttattagtaataataataattgtggtatttgttgagcacatactatatgccaaacactgaactcactgctggggtaaatacaagataatcaggtcagacacagttcctgtcccacatggggctcacagtctaagttggagaaaaGACAGGTATTgggttccccttttacagatgtgaaaactgaggcacaaggaagttaggtgacttgcctaaggtcacacagcaggcaagtggcagagctgggattagaacacaggtcctctgattccagtgCCATGCTTTTGAGTTTTGATTACATacagtatttgggagagttctgTAAAAGTAAGAAACACAGCCTCAAAAGTGCCGTcggctttctcttccttctcccatcctttcctcttttcttttttttctcctttttcccctcctgctctcctcATTGTTATACTGATTTCCTGGCATAATAGCCTGTCCCCTTTTTGGGGTAGCAAAAATTATGCCCAAAATGGGACCAATTATGGGAATAACTATGGTATGTGCAGAGAAACCAtaagaatgcatgaatgaattttcagaCTAGATAAATTTATTTCTGCCCAAATTCCTTTATCTACTAACTGGAAATGAACATTAAAATGCACACTAAGAAAAATACAATTTGGAGTTTTTATCTTCCATTTTAGCTGAATCCGTGAGAGATCCATCTTCTATTGCTGCTTTGAATGCTGCCAGAAGAAACTTTTCAGATGGTTCGTGCAGTTCGAATTTCATTTCAAGGTAGTATCAGAACCCCtttatttgttcttttttttaaaaaaactggcatcaatatcaaGGTTGCACATCaattttgttctctctctctctctctctctctctctctctctgtctttctctctctctacgtAAGGAATTATTGCTCTTTCCTGCCTGCAAGACAACCCAGGAATTTTCTCTCccagggactgaggcacagttcaAAACCCACGTAAACATCTAAGTGCCACTCCACGACAATGTGGTGAAATTCACTTTTATGAAACCAAGCTGACATAGAGTCCCTATTGTAAGCCCCAAGCCCCAGCCCTACCTCCTGCCCCcagttcctcccttctcttcctcagtgGTCCATGAAGGAGTTGGGGTAGACATATTTTCCTTCCATCAAAATGGGCCACAGTACTCTTCCCTACTGTTCTTTATCATGAAATAACACTCTCCCATTGCCATCAAaaaagaaggagcgtggcttaattAAAGGcttggccctggaagtcaggagaccttggttctaattctggctccaccatatgcctgctctgtgactttgggcaagtcacttgattgcactctacctcagtttcctcatctgtaaaatagggattaaagatctcttctacctcccccttagactgtgaaacctcaCGTGGCACCAAGGCTTTGTCCAATTtgcttaacttgcatccaccccagcacttagtacaaatgctTGGTgtgtggtaaatgcttaacacatactgaaATTATCATTATAAATCATTAGCAATATTTAAAGGATTTTCCCCGAGAGGCTTAAAACTGCTAAGCCTACATTTTGGGGAGGTAATTTAATGTTTCTGtacttctctgtctccttctgtaaGATATGAATAATAACATTTACTTCTGCTTACCTACTGCTAGTATTTAAAGATTAATGAGCTAATGTGTAAGATGGCACCTCAGTCTCTTTACAAAAGGCACTAAATAAATCTGAAGTGATGTGATCTTATTATTTCGCTTATGCTTGTACACTCtattttcattgattttttttttcaagaaaatttGTTACATCGTTCCTGTTTGGAGATCTTTTGGTTCTGGTTTAAGTAATGGGTCTTTGCCCACAGTGCGAAATAAGCTTAAATTCTTGATGTTGTGACAAAAACCATCATTTTAGATTTGTTTTACTCTATAGCGAGGAAGGTCCTGGATTTCCACAATCTCACCATCGTCTTCTTGCCAGGCACCAACAACCTCAACCTCATTCAGTTGCTCCAGGTAATTTCCCAAGCTTAATATCCTGGTAGTAAATTTAAGAATTCCTAGGGCTTAGAAAGTGCTGTACAGATAATAGACGCTccctaaatactattggttgactgatttaaAGGTAAGAACAAGCTTTTAGGCATAGGTTCTCAAGGTGTACTGATTTAAGTAGTGTGGTTGTGACTGAGAATGAATCACTGTTCTTTCTCCCGCTTCTGTGGCTGAAATAATCACAGTAGCTGTGTCCTTTTACATAGTAAAAACATTTCTAATTGCCCCAGTTTTTAGCTTTGTTTTCTTGCATTATTAATGACTTTGCATTTGTCATAAAAATATGGCTCATTTGTGTACTTTTTTTGGTATGACATGGTGATTTTTGTATTTTGTTTACAAAGGAGGAATTAGAAGATCCTCATCCATGTCTTATGTTGATGGCCATGTAGGCACCTGGCCAAAAGAGAAAAGGTAAGAAATTTTTGAGTAATCGTTCAAATTGAAAAACCTACCTATTCTGTTAAACGAATTGCATAACTGAGTCTTAGAATTAGTCACCTGTCACCAGCATGTAAGCAGTGGAAGAGATGAGGTTAAGTAGATTGCAGTTGAGATTTGGGTGAATTAAATCCAGAAGGTTTGGAGAGTAGCCTTAACCTGTCCCCATCCATACCGATCCCTAAAATACAGCAGGGTTTAGGTTATCGTCTTCCCTGAAGGATCTCTCTTAACTTTGTCACTGAAGTCACTGCTCTTTCATACTGTCAGTTGCAATTAAAAGAAGGTACTACTGGATAATTCTTTTTCACTCTTAACTCCTTCTTTTAGGTCCTCGGTTCATGGAGTGTCATTTGACATTTCTTTTGATAAGGAAAATAGCATGCAGTGCTCCACTCCAAACAGAGGAATGACAAGGTCCGTTAGTAACGAAGGTCTTACGGTAAACAACAATCGCATCCCCAAACACATTAGGAAAAACTTGTCCTTCAAGCCAATCAATGGAGAAGAGGGAACGAAAAGCATCGAAGAAGAAAATCCAAAATGCAGTTTTCCTTTTAGTACCAATGAGGTCAATTCAAATCAAAGCTTTCAGTACAAACTTCCAAATGGTGCTCTGCAAAACAGGGTACATCTAGATGATTTTGGCAATCAGGTTGAGACCCCAAGCATTGAAGAAGCCTTACAGATAATTCACGATACTGAAAAATCTCCGCAAACAGCCCAGATAACAAATGGGTTCTTTCTTCATAATCGGGAAATGAGTATCCTCAATTCAAATCTTTTGTTGAATCAGACTAGCCCCGACATAATAATAGACACAAAAGGTGCCTTAAGTCCCGTGACCGATACCACCGAAGTGGACACTGGAATTCACGTTCCTTCTGAAGATATTCCGGAAACGATGGACGAAGACTCTTCTTTAAGAGACTATACTGTCAGCCTGGACTCTGACATGGAGGAACCCTCCAAGTTTGTTCAGGATTCTGATATTCGGGCTCTCAATCACCGAGAGGCCTTGAGTCCTTGTCCCAGTTCGGTAAGCACCAAGTCCCAGGCAGGCAGCAGTGCCTCTTCCAGCTCTGGAGTTAAAATGACCAGCTTCGCCGAACAGAAATTCAGAAAACTGAACCACGCAGACGGTCGGAGTAGCGGCAGCAGTTCTCAGAAAACAACACCCGAGGGCTCTGAACTCAATATTCCTCACGTTGTTGCGTGGGCACAAATACCTGAAGAAGCATCCCTTCATCAGGGAAGAGATACTACCCAACTCCTGGCCTCTGAAATGGTACAACTGAGGATGAAGCTAGAGGAAAAGAGGCGAGCCATTGAAGcccagaagaaaaaaatggaagccGCTTTCACTAAGAAGAGACAGAAAATGGGAAGGACGGCATTCCTTACGGTGGTGAAAAAGAAAGGCGACGGGATATCCCCGCTTCGAGAAGAGGCAGCTGGCGCCGAAGATGAGAAGGTGTAtcatgagagaggaagagaaaaagaacctCAAAAAGAAGATGAATCAGTGACGAAGAGCACGACGGAAGGCACCAAAGACAGTGTTGAGAATCCACAGGCTAAACGGCTAAAGTCTCCCACCACACCTGTGGATCCTGAAAAGCAGTGGAACTTGGCCAGCCCTTCAGAGGAAACTCTCAATGAAGGAGAGCTTTTAGAATACACCAAATCCATCGAAAAATTAAACTCTTCCCTGCATTTCCTACAGCAGGAAATGCAGCGCTTGTCACTGCAGCAAGAGATGCTgatgcagatgagagaacagcaGGCTTGGGTCATCTCACCCCCACAACCTTCTCCTCAGAAACAGATTCGGGATTTCAAGTCTTCGAGGCAAACGGGAATGTCTTCACCAGTGGCCCCGTTCTCTTCAGAATCCCCGCGCCCGACTCATCCATCCCCACAGTCTTCTAACAGGAAGAGCACGTCCTTCTCCGTTAAAATGCAGAAGACTCCTAGGCCGAACGAACTGAAAATCACCCCTTTAAACCGCACCCTGACCCCCCCACGGTCTGTAGATAGCCTTCCTCGTTTGAGAAGGTTTTCCCCAAGCCAGGTTCCCATCCAGACTCGATCATTTGTCTGTTTTGGAGACGACGGGGAGCGTGTAAGTGAACCTCAGTCCAAGAACACCAAACCTAGGGAAGAGGTAGGAAAGGAGGCTGGGCAGTCGAAAGGAAATCGGGAACAGCCAGGAcacaatccagaagaaaaagagatCACAGCTTTCGAGTCGATGGTTTCCGAAGTACTGTCTCAGCCCGTCACCGAAACTGTTCACCTCACACCAAATGAGGATCAGCTGAAGCAACCCATTTTACCGCCTCCAGCTCCCATCTTGCCAACTCCAGCTCCCAAAAGTGTTAATTTAATTGAGGTTTCCCTCTCGGATTTAAAACCCCCAGAAAAGGCTGATGAGTCGGTGGAAAAATCTGAAGGAGAGAGTGATAAAGAACAGTTTGATGATGACCAGAAAGTCTGCTGTGGCTTCTTCTTCAAGGTAAGTGACCTCAGCAATGATGGGGTCTGATAGGTTCGCAGATGGACCCGAACACCCTCTCGTACTTTTTTGTTTGCATAGTGCTTATATTTTTTCCCAGGTGCTCTCGTAGCAGTCACCCCATTTTATCCTGCCAACATCCccttggagtagggagaggtagtacattccccattttacagaggaggaaacaaaggcccagagagtttaagtgattcgcccaaggccacacagcaagccaggACAGAGCCAGGGCTCGAACCAGATCATCTCGttaatcccagccccacgctctttccactcaatCACAGTGATCCCACGTGGCACACAGTCTTTGTGCTCCTgcaagcagagaaggagagccctGTGGACCCTCAATGTTTCTGGGGCTTATGACAATCACAGACAAGCAGTTGAATAAGATCATCACTGGAGAAGGAATTTCAgtgactcaatcagtgatatttattgagcgcttactgtgtgcagagccttataCCAAGcccctgagaaagtacaatacaattggtagaagtgacccttgcccacaaaaaactttacagggggagacaggcatgaaaataaatttcagctaggGGGAATATAGGTCACGTTGCTCTGCAGATCTCCAGAGTGGGGAACAGCCACACC
The Ornithorhynchus anatinus isolate Pmale09 chromosome 4, mOrnAna1.pri.v4, whole genome shotgun sequence genome window above contains:
- the CAMSAP2 gene encoding calmodulin-regulated spectrin-associated protein 2 isoform X4, translated to MGEAARPAEPRRTFIVPDVKPCDHYDFARAKVACGLAWLVAKAFGTENVPEELQEPFYTDQYDQEHIKPPVVSLLLSAELYCRAGSLILKSEAAKPLLGHDAVIQALAQKGLYVTDQEKLVTERDLHKKPIQMSTHLAMIDTLMMAYTMEMVSIEKVIACAQLYSAFFQATDLPYDIEDAIMYWINKVNDHLKDILEQEQKLKDHHTVETPGGQKARYRKEQTLLKQLPCIPLVENLLKDGTDGCALAALIHFYCPDIVRLEDICLKETMSLADSLYNLQLIQEFCQEYLNQCCHFTLEDMLYASSSIKSNYLVFLAELFWWFEVVKPSFVQPRVVIHPPAESVRDPSSIAALNAARRNFSDGSCSSNFISSEEGPGFPQSHHRLLARHQQPQPHSVAPGGIRRSSSMSYVDGHVGTWPKEKRSSVHGVSFDISFDKENSMQCSTPNRGMTRSVSNEGLTVNNNRIPKHIRKNLSFKPINGEEGTKSIEEENPKCSFPFSTNEVNSNQSFQYKLPNGALQNRVHLDDFGNQVETPSIEEALQIIHDTEKSPQTAQITNGFFLHNREMSILNSNLLLNQTSPDIIIDTKGALSPVTDTTEVDTGIHVPSEDIPETMDEDSSLRDYTVSLDSDMEEPSKFVQDSDIRALNHREALSPCPSSVSTKSQAGSSASSSSGVKMTSFAEQKFRKLNHADGRSSGSSSQKTTPEGSELNIPHVVAWAQIPEEASLHQGRDTTQLLASEMVQLRMKLEEKRRAIEAQKKKMEAAFTKKRQKMGRTAFLTVVKKKGDGISPLREEAAGAEDEKVYHERGREKEPQKEDESVTKSTTEGTKDSVENPQAKRLKSPTTPVDPEKQWNLASPSEETLNEGELLEYTKSIEKLNSSLHFLQQEMQRLSLQQEMLMQMREQQAWVISPPQPSPQKQIRDFKSSRQTGMSSPVAPFSSESPRPTHPSPQSSNRKSTSFSVKMQKTPRPNELKITPLNRTLTPPRSVDSLPRLRRFSPSQVPIQTRSFVCFGDDGERVSEPQSKNTKPREEVGKEAGQSKGNREQPGHNPEEKEITAFESMVSEVLSQPVTETVHLTPNEDQLKQPILPPPAPILPTPAPKSVNLIEVSLSDLKPPEKADESVEKSEGESDKEQFDDDQKVCCGFFFKDDQKAEDDMAMKRAALLEKRLRRERETLLRKQQQEAELEHKKEETRRKTEEERQKKEDEKARREFIRQEYMRRKQLKLMEDMDTVIKPRPHGAKQKKQRPKSIHRDHIESPKTPIKGPPVSSLSLASLNTGDNDSVHSGKRTPRSESVEGFLSPSRCGSRNGEKDWENASTTSSVASGTEYTGPKLYKEPSAKSNKYIIQNALAHCCLAGKVNEGQKKKILEEMEKSDANNFLILFRDSGCQFRSLYTYCPEMEEINKLTGIGPKSISKKMIEGLYKYNSDRKQFSHIPAKTMSASVDAITIHSHLWQAKRPVTPKKL